The Rattus norvegicus strain BN/NHsdMcwi chromosome 20, GRCr8, whole genome shotgun sequence genomic interval cttcccttcccttataTTTGTAGTGCTGGGAATCATACCCAGAGCCCTAGGCATGCGAGGCAAGGGCTTTACCACCGAGCCATCCCCCAGCCTCGTCGGTTTTACATGCACTTTGTGTGTCTTGTTCTACACAGGCTGATGATATTCATGACAATTTAGAACAGCTACCCGGACCATTTTCTATCAGCTGGTAAACAGCCATTGTTCCCCGAGGAACTTCAAATGCCCCCTTCCTCACCCTAGGCTgcactcctcctccttcccaggaCTCAGCCAGGCTTCTCTGACTCAGAGCGGAAGAGGTTAACACTTAATACAGTAGGAGGTCTGAGCGACTGGAGAAGGCCTAAGCCCCTTCTGGCTGTTAAACACTTGGACTCTGGCCCACAGAGCCCACAGGCCTTTATGTGCTTCGTGTATGTTTATGTGACTGTGTAAGGGGCCAGGGAGGCGTGTCCACACCACAGGAACCTACCTGGGCCTGCTGGGGACACTGCACCACTAAGGAGACAGGGTCCTGCTGTCCTTAGAGGAGCCCCAAGGCCCTAGCTGCGCTGGGGAATTGAGCTGGCAGGGAGCCTAGTGCTATAGCCAGGGGTGTATCCTATCACCTCTCCTATCACAGCTCCCCCATTTGACTCTCTGCCAGGGCTGTGTCTCACTGCCAGGCTGGGTGTGAGGGAAGCAGGGCCAGCCTTTCATAAGAAGGGGTTCCAAGGGTCCTGAACAACCCCCACTACGTGACCCAGAAGGTGCCCCGCTCCTCCAGCAGGCTGATGGAGCGGTTGGTGAGTGAGGCGGCATCCTTTGCCAACTTGTAGCCGAAGAGGTGCATGGCCGGGCCGCAGACAGCCTGCACCACCTGTGCCAGCTTGAAGGGTATGCTGAAGCGCCACTTCTCAAACTGCTCCGAGGAGTTCTTCTGAGTGGAGTAGACGTCGCTGCTGTCGCGCGCCGCCTGCGTGTTCTTCTGGATCCAGTCCTCCACCTGCGGGGTCAAGGGGATGCCTGCGAAGCGATACATCTCTCGGGCCTTCTGTAGTGGCCTGCGTGCCACATCCTCGTAGCGCACCAGCATGTACCGACCGCGCAGCCAGGCTGGCTGCCGCAAGCCCAGCTCTGCAGACAGGCGGATGTTCTCACAGTTGCCCCGCAACCGCTGCACCTCATTCTCGCTCAGCTGGTCCTGGCCCTCGGACAGCCACTTCTTCCAGCTCTCATACTTGCCCGCAAAGGCCACCATGCGTGAAGCCAGCACGGCCCGGGGGTCGCGCACCAGCTGGATGACTCGCAGGTCCAGCCTTGGGTCCTCAGCCAGAGGCTGCAGGAACTCCAGCTGACGGATGCGCACGACCTTGAGGGCCATGTGGTCCTTGCGGCGGCAGGCCTCGGCGGCCAAGGTCACGTTGAGTGGCCCGCAATGACGGTTCCTGCAGTGGTACTTCTCGAAGACCTTCTTGACGAAGGGTGTGCACACCGGATCCTCGCAGAGCGAGCGGCTGGATCCCCGGCGAAACAGGAACTGAGTCAAGTGGTCCTCGGGCGGAGGGCTGATGAAGGGCTCTAGCACATACAGGTCACACAGCAATAGCTGCTTGAGGACATCGCGGTAGACCAACGCTGAGCCCGCCGCGCTGGCACCTCCCTGCTGGAAGAACACGGTGCGCTCGATGTGCCACAGTGGCTCAAAGAGGTAAAAGATATTGCCTTGCTGGTTGAAGAACTCGCCCACGAATGAGGAGCCGGTGCGAGTGGTGGCCATGAGGAGCACGTGGCGCCGGGTCCCTGCTCCAGCCTGCTGGGATGGCTTCTCTGCCACAGCCTCCTGGCCCTGGGCCTCCATTGCTGGCGCTATGCCCAGCTGCAGGCTCAAGTTGTGCAGGCGGCTCCGCAGATGGGAGAAGGTGGAATCCAGCTCGCTCAGGGACAAGAGAGATGCATTTTCCGATAAGAGCAGGGCTGGGTCGGTGCTGTTGGCATCTGCCACAAACTGAGGGATCTGCTTCAGCTTGTCGGAGACCCTGGGGGCGGGGTTAAAAAAAGGACACCGTCTGTGACTGATTTGGGAAGTCATCTCCCATACTAGGCTAAGCAGTCTTAGCTGCGTCTCTCCAAAGCAGGCCTAGAGGCTGTTTCTTTGGCACAAACCCAGGAGTGATTCAGTGAGAGAAGCTATGCGACATAGGCTCACTTTCGCTAGAGAACTAGGGTTCTTTACTCTCCTGCATGTCTAGCTCATCTGGGGCAAGTCAGTAGCAGCTTTCAGGAAAGCCACACGGTGTGCAGCAGGCACGAGCGGATTCGTTGGCAGTCCTTCATCCTCCTTGGCTGAGGATGTTATGCAGGGCCACGCATCTGGGAGATCAGGATTAAGAAATGGTTctgtaggctggagagatggctcagaggttaagagcactgactgctcttccagaggccctgagttcaattccctgcaaccacatggtggctcacaaccatggatcttgtgtcctcttctgacctgcccgcatacatgcaggcagaacactatatataataaataaataaatctttaaaaaaagagtgtACTAAAAAGAAATGGTTCTGTGTCCAGCAGGTCCACCCCACACAGTACCTGCTAAATCAAGGAGTATGCAGTCTATCTGAGGGTCACTCCCTTGGGGTTGAATGATAAACTATCTGGGTACCTACCCATGATGGCCCCACCCACCAGAGTGGCCACACCAGAATCCTCCTTCCTGTGGGTTCACCTCTACTTATGATATCAAGACTTGTAGAAGGGAGATACTGCTAAGGGGCACAAGAATAATAAGTGAAGTAGCCATACCAGCAAGTACCAAACGTCACCTATGTGGCAGGCCATGGGCAAGCTGTGGTTTACATTCCTGTATTTACCTTCTCAACAAGACGGGC includes:
- the Chst3 gene encoding carbohydrate sulfotransferase 3 isoform X1, whose protein sequence is MAPPVSMEKGLALPQDCRDLVHNLKIRGRYVLFLAFVVIVFIFIEKENKIISRVSDKLKQIPQFVADANSTDPALLLSENASLLSLSELDSTFSHLRSRLHNLSLQLGIAPAMEAQGQEAVAEKPSQQAGAGTRRHVLLMATTRTGSSFVGEFFNQQGNIFYLFEPLWHIERTVFFQQGGASAAGSALVYRDVLKQLLLCDLYVLEPFISPPPEDHLTQFLFRRGSSRSLCEDPVCTPFVKKVFEKYHCRNRHCGPLNVTLAAEACRRKDHMALKVVRIRQLEFLQPLAEDPRLDLRVIQLVRDPRAVLASRMVAFAGKYESWKKWLSEGQDQLSENEVQRLRGNCENIRLSAELGLRQPAWLRGRYMLVRYEDVARRPLQKAREMYRFAGIPLTPQVEDWIQKNTQAARDSSDVYSTQKNSSEQFEKWRFSIPFKLAQVVQAVCGPAMHLFGYKLAKDAASLTNRSISLLEERGTFWVT
- the Chst3 gene encoding carbohydrate sulfotransferase 3 codes for the protein MEKGLALPQDCRDLVHNLKIRGRYVLFLAFVVIVFIFIEKENKIISRVSDKLKQIPQFVADANSTDPALLLSENASLLSLSELDSTFSHLRSRLHNLSLQLGIAPAMEAQGQEAVAEKPSQQAGAGTRRHVLLMATTRTGSSFVGEFFNQQGNIFYLFEPLWHIERTVFFQQGGASAAGSALVYRDVLKQLLLCDLYVLEPFISPPPEDHLTQFLFRRGSSRSLCEDPVCTPFVKKVFEKYHCRNRHCGPLNVTLAAEACRRKDHMALKVVRIRQLEFLQPLAEDPRLDLRVIQLVRDPRAVLASRMVAFAGKYESWKKWLSEGQDQLSENEVQRLRGNCENIRLSAELGLRQPAWLRGRYMLVRYEDVARRPLQKAREMYRFAGIPLTPQVEDWIQKNTQAARDSSDVYSTQKNSSEQFEKWRFSIPFKLAQVVQAVCGPAMHLFGYKLAKDAASLTNRSISLLEERGTFWVT